The Candidatus Acidiferrales bacterium genomic sequence CAGAAATTGCCGAAGCCCGCGTCGAGCTGGCCGGGAAAGGCCGCATCCAGCGCAACGCCACCGTCTATCGCATCGAACCGAGGCGAACTCACGTCGAGGTCTCTTACCTCGAAAACAATCGCTCGCCGATGACGGTAGCTGGCAAAGTGGTGATCGTCGCGTTGCCGAAATTTTTTGCCAGGCACATTGTCATCGATCTCCCGGAAGCGCAAAAGAAGGCGATGGCGGAGATTCGCTACGCCCCCTACCTGGTGATCAATCTGTGCTTGCGCAAGACACCCTACCAGGCCGCCTACGACACCTGGGTGCCGGGAAAAACATTCTGTGATTTCATCGTCGCCGATTGGGTCATCTATCGCGGCAAAGGCGATCCCAACCGCCGCACCGCCTTTACCGTCTATGTTCCCTTGGCGGAGAAACAACGGGGCGTAATCCTGGACGACGCCGGCACGCTCGCGATTGCCGACAAAGTAGTGGACGAGTTCGAGGAGATTTTTCCCGGGATCACGCGTGACATGGAAGAAGTGCGCATCTATCGCCGCGGCCATCCCCTTTTTGTTTCAGCGCCCAGGGTGCACACGCAGATTCAGCCGAAGGCAGCCGCGCCTTTTGGCCGCATCCTGTTCGCCAACACGGACAGCGTCGCGACGGTATCGAGTTTTGCATCCGCTTCCGCAGTTGGATTGGAGCGCGCGAGAGAGGCGAAAAACATTCTGGCCCGTGGTCTGCGCCGGAGCCGCCAGCTTGTCCCGGCAAGGGAGTAGCTCCGCCGGCCGCGATTGATAAGCCGGGCGGTTCGCGGCGGGCCTAAGCGAGGCGATACCCTTTCGGGTTCCGGTCGCGGAGCAGATCGTTCATGGGTGTGAGGCGCTTGCT encodes the following:
- a CDS encoding FAD-dependent oxidoreductase, encoding MMTEITRRSFIKTVIVGSTTFSVCPFESWAETKQRPKLASERSDICHQVRDERAPLPAKVARAYEVVIVGGGPSGLAAAYALRDVNFLLLEKEPRTGGNCTREAREGVSFSTGAAFTEKPAGLAGKYSSELELPLAPIADHDAAIINGKVVLDFWGAGLERLPYPPSVQQSFRLFLNEMRKIDLRRNKAKLDAFSFAELLKPYAPEVKQFWDAFGPSNWGGDAENTSAYVGVEATQPAFEEDRYSFPGGLGAATEIAEARVELAGKGRIQRNATVYRIEPRRTHVEVSYLENNRSPMTVAGKVVIVALPKFFARHIVIDLPEAQKKAMAEIRYAPYLVINLCLRKTPYQAAYDTWVPGKTFCDFIVADWVIYRGKGDPNRRTAFTVYVPLAEKQRGVILDDAGTLAIADKVVDEFEEIFPGITRDMEEVRIYRRGHPLFVSAPRVHTQIQPKAAAPFGRILFANTDSVATVSSFASASAVGLERAREAKNILARGLRRSRQLVPARE